One Vigna unguiculata cultivar IT97K-499-35 chromosome 7, ASM411807v1, whole genome shotgun sequence genomic region harbors:
- the LOC114191388 gene encoding leucine-rich repeat-containing protein 40-like, with product MNSEPKLQEMGEKLQPNAGLPLKILNMGKLLSGKDVTTELVALWVAEGLVPLGDDQEWPPELVVETYLTELIDLDMVQIAKRKPNGKIKTCRVPDGLRQIFKSTESRIPELQVLDLEGVYKPKLPKDIAKLSGLRYLGLRWTYLESLPSSISSLLQLQTLDLKHTYIQTLPSSIWKMKLRHLFLSESNRTRFPSKPIGIDIGRSLHDHQTLWGVFVDEETPVKSGLDKLVNITKLGITGQSQKLEQLEEWKIEQKSLSSLRQLEIRICPRMKVLPDGLNHVNSLLELVEVEKHVNGN from the exons ATGAACTCAGAACCAAAGCTACAAGAGATGGGAGAAAAATTGCAGCCAAATGCGGGACTACCACTGAAAATACTAAACATGGGCAAACTACTTTCGGGTAAAGATGTGACTACAGA ATTGGTTGCTCTGTGGGTGGCAGAGGGCCTCGTGCCTCTTGGGGATGACCAAGAATGGCCACCAGAGCTGGTAGTAGAAACGTACTTGACTGAGTTGATAGATCTCGACATGGTTCAAATtgctaaaagaaaacccaatgGCAAGATCAAAACATGTCGTGTCCCTGATGGTTTGCGTCAAATCTTCAAATCCACTGAATCTAGAATTCCTGAA TTGCAGGTGCTTGATCTAGAAGGCGTGTACAAGCCCAAGTTGCCCAAAGACATTGCAAAACTTTCTGGATTGAGGTATCTTGGCCTAAGATGGACTTATCTAGAGTCACTTCCGTCGTCTATAAGTAGCTTGCTGCAACTCCAGACTCTAGATCTGAAACACACTTACATACAAACTCTACCAAGCTCAATCTGGAAAATGAAACTGAGACACTTGTTCTTGAGTGAGAGTAACCGCACCAGATTTCCATCCAAACCAATAGGTATCGACATAGGTCGTTCTCTACATGACCACCAAACGTTGTGGGGAGTTTTTGTAGACGAAGAGACTCCTGTCAAGAGTGGTTTGGACAAATTGGTCAATATCACTAAATTAGGAATAACAGGCCAATCACAG AAGTTGGAGCAATTAGAGGAATGGAAAATAGAGCAGAAATCACTTTCCTCTCTGAGACAACTGGAGATCCGAATATGTCCGCGCATGAAAGTGCTTCCTGATGGATTAAATCATGTTAACAGTCTTCTTGAGTTAGTTGAAGTTGAGAAACATGTCAATGGAAATTAA